A region from the Nitrospirota bacterium genome encodes:
- a CDS encoding radical SAM protein, with translation MRLKLLFINPWIYDFAAINLWSLPLGMYEVTKYLCRYVLSIESIDCMDTYYQKKFGTGKYRKEIVEKPECLKSIPRKYGRYGISIDEFKKRLSNCVFPDIVLVTSIMSYWYPGVQKVVEILRDFYRNIPIILGGIYATLWHKHAEEKSGADFVYRGSISEAISTAFNKFGLVLKNSKVLERQAITDKFKYAFAPVLTSMGCPFRCTYCASSLLSNEFIQLPVDKVLIEILNFASKGIRDFAFYDDALLVNSNSHIKPLLKEIISRKLNIRFHCPNGLHARAIDDELAYLMKKAGFVTLRLSLETVNTERQKNTGGKVNSMELRNAISHLKKNGFTKEHIGVYLMYGLPGQDIDEVKAGIDFIKSLDVRINLTEFSPIPGTQCWDELVRKCVITEKLDPLLTNNTVFSYLFSGYSHKEIENIKSNVKNHNAIIQT, from the coding sequence ATGAGGCTAAAGCTTCTCTTTATCAATCCGTGGATATATGACTTTGCAGCAATAAACTTATGGTCATTACCACTCGGAATGTATGAGGTAACAAAATATCTGTGTAGATACGTTCTATCAATAGAGTCCATAGATTGCATGGACACTTATTACCAGAAGAAATTCGGCACAGGTAAATATCGAAAAGAGATAGTAGAAAAACCTGAATGCCTTAAATCAATTCCCCGTAAATATGGCAGATATGGAATTAGCATCGATGAATTCAAAAAAAGACTATCTAATTGTGTTTTTCCAGATATTGTACTTGTCACATCTATAATGTCATACTGGTATCCAGGTGTGCAGAAGGTCGTAGAGATCCTGAGAGATTTTTACAGAAACATACCTATAATCCTTGGTGGCATCTATGCAACTCTATGGCATAAACATGCAGAAGAAAAATCAGGTGCAGACTTTGTTTACAGGGGTTCTATCAGCGAAGCTATTTCCACTGCATTCAATAAATTCGGCTTAGTCTTAAAGAACTCAAAGGTTCTTGAACGACAAGCCATTACAGATAAATTTAAATATGCTTTTGCTCCAGTTCTTACAAGCATGGGATGCCCTTTCCGGTGTACTTATTGTGCTTCAAGCCTTTTATCCAATGAATTTATTCAGCTTCCTGTGGATAAAGTTCTTATTGAAATTCTGAATTTTGCTTCAAAAGGTATTCGTGACTTTGCTTTTTATGATGATGCACTGCTTGTAAATAGCAACTCTCATATAAAACCACTTTTAAAAGAGATAATATCAAGAAAACTAAATATTCGGTTTCATTGCCCGAATGGTCTTCATGCAAGGGCAATTGATGATGAGCTTGCGTATCTTATGAAAAAGGCTGGATTCGTTACGCTTCGTCTAAGTCTTGAGACTGTGAATACCGAAAGACAAAAAAACACAGGGGGAAAAGTAAATTCAATGGAATTAAGAAATGCGATTTCTCACCTGAAAAAAAATGGATTCACAAAAGAACACATCGGCGTTTATCTTATGTATGGACTACCAGGTCAGGATATCGATGAGGTAAAGGCTGGAATTGATTTTATAAAAAGCCTTGATGTCAGAATAAATCTCACCGAATTTTCACCAATACCCGGAACTCAATGCTGGGATGAGCTTGTCAGGAAATGTGTTATCACTGAAAAACTGGATCCTTTACTTACGAATAATACTGTCTTTTCTTATCTGTTCTCTGGATACAGCCATAAAGAGATTGAAAACATTAAATCAAATGTCAAAAACCATAACGCAATTATTCAGACATGA
- a CDS encoding integration host factor subunit beta: MTKSVLIEKVAEKVGSLTRKQTEIVVETVFDSIKEALIKGEKIEIRGFGNFKPKNRRPRRARNPKTGEKVEVPGKRVLHFKVGKALREAMNQK, from the coding sequence ATGACTAAGTCAGTTCTGATAGAAAAAGTTGCTGAGAAAGTTGGAAGCCTTACCAGAAAACAGACTGAAATTGTTGTAGAGACAGTGTTTGATAGTATAAAAGAAGCACTAATTAAAGGAGAAAAAATAGAAATAAGAGGGTTTGGAAATTTTAAACCAAAGAACAGAAGACCCAGAAGGGCAAGAAATCCAAAAACAGGTGAGAAGGTTGAGGTGCCTGGCAAGAGAGTCCTACATTTTAAGGTAGGTAAGGCTCTTCGTGAAGCAATGAATCAGAAATAA
- a CDS encoding 3'-phosphoesterase, with translation MPKFVVHEHHATHLHFDFRLEMDGVLKSWAVPKGPSMNPKDKRLAIMVEDHVLEYVSYEGIIPDGQYGSGVVVIWDSGEYTLLKGGIREGRLEIHLKGRKLKGAFTLIKMSGKQKEWLIIKMKDQFAQSDFVMKTVLNPELKKKLNMYPDGRG, from the coding sequence ATGCCAAAGTTTGTAGTTCATGAACATCATGCAACCCATCTGCATTTTGATTTCAGGCTTGAGATGGATGGAGTTTTGAAATCGTGGGCTGTTCCTAAAGGTCCTTCGATGAATCCAAAGGACAAAAGGCTTGCAATAATGGTGGAAGACCATGTGCTCGAATATGTCTCTTATGAAGGTATTATTCCGGATGGTCAGTATGGTTCAGGAGTTGTAGTAATCTGGGACAGCGGTGAGTATACTTTACTTAAAGGTGGTATCAGGGAGGGAAGATTAGAAATTCATCTTAAGGGCAGGAAGCTAAAGGGCGCATTCACATTAATAAAAATGTCAGGGAAGCAGAAAGAATGGCTCATTATAAAGATGAAAGATCAATTTGCGCAGTCTGATTTTGTAATGAAAACAGTGCTGAATCCAGAATTAAAGAAAAAATTAAATATGTATCCTGATGGGAGAGGATGA
- a CDS encoding glycosyltransferase family 2 protein translates to MTLSIIIPLYNEEENISLLHQKLKETLNTLNMEYEILFIDDGSNDRTLSILEEIQKKDSQVLVLSMRRNFGQTAAFAAGFDFARGDIIVTMDGDLQNDPADIPKLLELIKDHDLVSGWRKKRKDPFFTRRIPSIIANWLISKVTGVKLHDYGCSLKAYRRDVIKNLKLYGEMHRFIPAVASWYGVRVAEVETIHHPRLRGKSKYGISRTIKVVLDLITVKFLQSFSTKPIQFFGPLGVISGSIGFLVSLYLTIDKFIYGRDIGGRPLLLFGALMIIVGIQLIGMGLLGEMLVRVYHESQKKPIYVIKKIIGPESK, encoded by the coding sequence ATGACACTCTCAATAATAATACCGCTTTATAATGAAGAAGAAAATATAAGTTTGCTTCATCAGAAGTTGAAAGAGACACTTAATACTCTCAATATGGAGTATGAAATATTATTTATTGATGATGGAAGTAATGACAGAACCCTTTCAATCCTCGAGGAGATTCAAAAAAAAGACAGTCAGGTTCTTGTATTAAGCATGAGACGAAACTTTGGCCAGACTGCTGCTTTTGCTGCAGGATTCGATTTTGCGCGTGGGGATATTATTGTTACAATGGATGGGGATTTGCAGAATGATCCTGCAGATATACCCAAGTTGCTTGAACTTATAAAGGATCATGACCTCGTTAGTGGTTGGCGGAAGAAGCGTAAAGACCCGTTTTTTACCAGGAGGATACCTTCAATAATAGCTAACTGGCTTATCAGTAAAGTAACCGGTGTTAAACTTCATGATTACGGTTGCTCTCTGAAGGCTTACAGAAGGGATGTAATAAAAAACCTGAAACTTTACGGAGAGATGCATAGGTTCATCCCGGCTGTTGCAAGCTGGTACGGGGTAAGGGTTGCAGAAGTTGAGACAATTCATCACCCGAGGCTCAGGGGAAAATCGAAATATGGAATTTCAAGAACAATAAAAGTGGTTTTAGACCTTATAACAGTAAAATTTCTACAGAGCTTTTCTACAAAGCCGATTCAGTTCTTCGGGCCCCTCGGAGTTATCAGCGGTAGCATAGGCTTTCTTGTGTCCCTTTATCTTACCATTGATAAGTTTATTTATGGACGGGATATTGGAGGCAGACCTCTTCTCCTTTTCGGAGCCCTTATGATTATAGTAGGAATCCAGCTTATTGGTATGGGGCTCTTGGGAGAGATGCTTGTGAGAGTTTATCATGAAAGCCAGAAAAAACCAATATACGTAATAAAGAAAATCATTGGCCCTGAAAGCAAATAA
- a CDS encoding glycosyltransferase family 39 protein produces the protein MNLPDVDTFIFFYVNHNLQNSLFDIIMPVITKRAYLFFLPFVLWFFGKYKKTAFITFFIAITSLLIADWAAQIFKDYFERVRPCNAFENVRTLVGCGKSFSMPSNHATNAFAFAMPFILLFRDKLRYAFLIIAILVGFSRVYVGAHYMSDVIAGTFLGTITSFSLLKLYQWSAEKFQKKPYSTVLILFLTALSLFRIYYILNGPLDLSPDEAHYWEWSRRLDLSYYSKGPMIAYLIYLGTFLFGDTVFGIRIMAVIFSALSSIILYKLGKKLFDAEVGLSSAIMLQIIPLFSTFGIIFTIDSPFIFFWVLSMYLFCKAIDYPSLPHPLQNEEQRWAGVFWRALGLSIGLGLLTKYTMAFFYPCAFLFLLIKKDKRKLLLTKGPYLSFIISLIVFSPVLLWNHENNWITFKHTAGQAHVEEGFRLSLMSFIEFLGSQIGVITPLLFILMAISIWKLKKKDAGKFLFWFSVPVIFFFLLKSLQAKVQANWALPGYITGVIAFSAFYLRSLVTVESTLKMCFKDGKTILTASAIILTLIITSLAHYPSILNLPDNLDPAARLRGWKELGEEITKIYEEMRTNRQVFIFSDSYQVSSELAFYVKGHPITYCANLGRRMNQYDLWPGFNQLIHYDAIFVRIGDRNMPVKLASAFHKVEKRVFKAYTKRQPDQKKYTIFLCYDFKGMKEEKPETY, from the coding sequence ATGAATCTTCCTGACGTTGATACTTTTATCTTTTTTTATGTCAACCACAATCTACAAAATAGCTTATTTGATATCATTATGCCAGTTATTACTAAAAGGGCATATCTTTTTTTTCTTCCATTTGTTCTGTGGTTTTTCGGGAAATATAAAAAGACAGCCTTCATAACATTTTTTATTGCAATAACTTCTCTTTTAATTGCTGATTGGGCTGCGCAAATATTTAAAGATTATTTTGAACGTGTGAGACCATGTAATGCTTTTGAAAACGTAAGAACACTGGTTGGATGCGGGAAGTCATTTTCAATGCCTTCGAATCATGCAACCAATGCATTTGCATTTGCAATGCCTTTCATCCTTCTTTTCAGAGATAAATTACGATATGCTTTTCTTATAATTGCTATATTGGTAGGTTTTTCAAGAGTTTATGTAGGTGCCCATTATATGTCAGATGTGATTGCCGGAACATTTTTAGGGACAATAACATCATTCAGTCTCTTAAAGTTATATCAGTGGTCAGCTGAAAAGTTTCAGAAAAAACCATACTCTACTGTATTGATTCTATTTCTTACTGCTTTAAGCTTATTTCGTATCTACTATATTCTCAACGGGCCTCTTGATTTAAGTCCTGATGAAGCACATTACTGGGAATGGTCTCGCAGACTTGATTTAAGTTATTACTCAAAAGGACCCATGATAGCATACCTGATCTATCTGGGGACTTTTTTATTTGGAGATACTGTATTCGGTATCAGAATCATGGCAGTTATTTTTTCAGCACTCAGCAGTATAATTCTTTATAAACTCGGGAAAAAACTTTTTGATGCAGAAGTGGGACTTTCTTCAGCCATTATGCTTCAGATAATACCGCTCTTTTCAACTTTTGGAATAATATTTACGATAGACTCACCTTTTATTTTTTTCTGGGTGCTATCAATGTATCTTTTTTGCAAAGCAATTGATTATCCCTCTCTACCCCACCCCTTACAAAACGAAGAACAGAGGTGGGCTGGCGTTTTTTGGCGAGCACTTGGGCTTTCAATCGGACTCGGTCTTTTAACTAAATATACTATGGCTTTCTTTTATCCATGTGCATTTCTTTTTCTCCTGATTAAAAAAGATAAAAGAAAATTATTGCTAACTAAAGGCCCTTATCTGTCTTTCATAATCAGTCTTATTGTCTTCAGCCCTGTGCTTTTGTGGAATCATGAAAATAACTGGATAACTTTTAAGCATACAGCAGGACAGGCTCATGTGGAAGAAGGTTTCAGGCTGTCGCTGATGAGTTTCATTGAATTTTTAGGTTCCCAGATAGGAGTGATAACACCACTTTTATTTATTCTTATGGCAATATCTATCTGGAAATTGAAAAAGAAAGATGCCGGGAAATTTTTATTCTGGTTTTCTGTTCCAGTAATTTTCTTTTTTCTTTTAAAGAGTCTTCAAGCGAAAGTGCAGGCAAACTGGGCATTACCAGGTTACATAACAGGAGTTATTGCATTTTCTGCATTCTATTTAAGAAGTTTAGTCACTGTAGAGTCAACTTTAAAGATGTGCTTTAAAGATGGCAAAACAATTCTCACAGCATCAGCAATTATATTAACTTTAATCATAACATCGTTAGCACATTATCCATCCATCCTGAATCTTCCTGATAATTTAGACCCAGCAGCAAGGCTTCGTGGGTGGAAAGAGCTTGGTGAAGAAATTACAAAAATATACGAAGAAATGCGAACAAACCGACAGGTATTCATATTTTCTGATAGCTATCAGGTATCAAGTGAACTGGCATTTTATGTTAAAGGTCATCCTATTACGTATTGTGCAAATCTTGGTCGCAGGATGAACCAGTATGACCTGTGGCCAGGGTTTAATCAGCTTATTCATTATGATGCAATCTTTGTGAGGATAGGAGACAGAAATATGCCCGTTAAATTAGCATCAGCATTTCATAAGGTTGAGAAAAGGGTTTTTAAAGCTTATACTAAGAGACAACCTGATCAAAAGAAATACACAATATTCCTGTGTTATGATTTTAAGGGTATGAAAGAAGAAAAGCCGGAGACTTATTAA
- the sixA gene encoding phosphohistidine phosphatase SixA gives MFLYLVQHAEAKKEEIDPTRPLSEKGIQDIHKVASYLSNLNFALHKIFHSKKLRARQTAEILAKNLKPSKGISEVDGLSPLDDPYIWGNRLKDIPEDVMLVGHLPHLGRLTSFLLSGDVNKNVVSFRMAGVVCLKRDDNGEWLLQWMLTPETVIDTGIKQVCDGL, from the coding sequence ATGTTTCTCTATCTTGTTCAACACGCAGAGGCAAAAAAAGAAGAGATAGACCCGACACGGCCTCTTTCTGAAAAAGGCATTCAGGATATCCACAAGGTAGCTTCTTATCTGTCAAATCTGAATTTTGCATTGCATAAGATATTCCACAGCAAAAAATTAAGGGCGAGACAAACTGCTGAAATCCTTGCAAAAAATCTCAAACCATCGAAAGGAATATCAGAGGTAGATGGATTATCTCCACTTGATGACCCTTATATTTGGGGAAACCGGCTGAAAGATATTCCTGAGGATGTAATGCTTGTTGGTCATCTCCCACACCTCGGAAGACTGACTTCATTCTTACTCAGTGGTGATGTGAATAAAAATGTAGTTTCCTTCAGAATGGCAGGAGTTGTATGCTTGAAAAGAGATGATAATGGCGAGTGGTTATTGCAATGGATGCTAACACCAGAGACAGTGATAGATACAGGAATTAAACAGGTGTGTGATGGATTATAG
- a CDS encoding flippase-like domain-containing protein — MALKANKILFFIFKFTVSSILLYVVLSKTGPEKVFSILKDVNIFAFIFAIILYIVAQFLSAVRWKLLLPKIFKLKKLFSLYMIGAFFNTLLPGIIGGDAVKAFYLYQATGKSNLTLSSIFMDRYIGFAVLIAMGAFAYPFGYRYIQNSQITFILPVIVVIFIIGSYIIFGLRLGEKISVLSGFYDYFHSYLNQKKVILKAAILSILIQFAGILAVYSLTIGIGLHIPFVIYMVFLPLIILFTTLPISISGIGIREGAFVLFFGLLGIKPEIATAISLSWFITITAGSLIGIVEYIRYKREKIDIVAE; from the coding sequence TTGGCCCTGAAAGCAAATAAAATACTTTTTTTTATATTCAAATTTACAGTAAGCTCAATACTCCTTTATGTTGTTTTATCGAAGACAGGACCAGAAAAGGTTTTTAGCATCTTGAAGGATGTCAATATATTTGCATTCATATTTGCAATTATTCTCTATATAGTTGCACAATTTTTATCTGCTGTAAGGTGGAAACTTCTTCTACCAAAGATATTTAAATTAAAGAAGCTTTTTTCATTATATATGATAGGCGCTTTTTTTAATACACTTCTACCCGGAATTATCGGAGGTGATGCAGTAAAGGCTTTTTATCTGTATCAGGCAACTGGAAAGAGTAACCTTACTTTATCTTCTATTTTTATGGATAGATATATCGGATTCGCAGTGCTGATAGCTATGGGTGCGTTCGCATATCCGTTTGGTTATAGATATATTCAGAATTCGCAAATAACTTTTATCCTTCCTGTTATTGTGGTAATCTTTATTATTGGTAGTTACATAATCTTCGGTCTGCGTTTAGGTGAAAAAATAAGTGTATTATCTGGTTTTTATGATTACTTCCATTCTTACCTGAACCAAAAAAAGGTTATATTGAAAGCTGCAATATTGTCAATATTAATACAGTTCGCAGGAATACTCGCTGTTTATTCCCTCACGATCGGCATCGGGCTTCATATCCCATTTGTTATTTATATGGTATTTCTTCCACTTATAATTCTTTTTACTACACTACCCATCTCTATTTCAGGCATTGGAATAAGAGAAGGTGCCTTTGTGCTTTTTTTTGGGCTTTTAGGAATCAAACCAGAGATTGCAACCGCTATTTCACTCTCCTGGTTTATAACCATTACTGCAGGAAGTCTGATAGGTATTGTTGAATATATAAGATATAAAAGGGAAAAAATAGATATTGTTGCAGAATGA
- the cobA gene encoding uroporphyrinogen-III C-methyltransferase produces MNGKVYLVGAGPGDIGLLTIKGLKCLQKAGVVIYDFHLNAQVLNYINHDAEFIYAGKRGGHHTLTQQEINSILVHKAKEGKTICRLKGGDPFVFGRGGEEAEVLSKEGIEFEVVPGVSSAIAAPAYAGIPLTHRLYSSSFAVLPGYEDITKKESSIDWPNIATGIGTLVFLMAVRKIDDICNKLIENGRSPETPVAVIRWGTRPDQTTVISTLREISSVIEANEIKPPAVMVVGEVVKLRDSLQWYEKKQMFGWRILVTREHSEGFELLEELGAEIIEFPTIKIVPPMNYNDLDKSIDQIETYHWLIFTSRNGVKYFFQRFFEKERDIRDLKGIKICAIGTKTADEIRKYGLRIDLIPEEFKAEGLIKSFVKEAENTSGSGALKGKKFLLPRAELAREVFPDKVRELGGEIEVPVTYRTVKPESHGKRLKRFLKEGKVSIATFTSASTFNNFLEIMGKDADELLKGITIAAIGPVTAKAIEKAGLNVHIMPEKSTIEAMVQEIIKWVAKHQKRANIQCE; encoded by the coding sequence ATGAATGGTAAAGTCTATTTAGTTGGTGCCGGGCCTGGAGATATTGGGCTTTTGACTATTAAAGGGTTAAAATGTCTTCAAAAGGCAGGAGTGGTGATTTATGACTTTCACCTTAATGCACAGGTGCTCAATTATATAAATCATGATGCCGAGTTTATTTACGCAGGAAAACGTGGTGGACATCATACTTTAACGCAGCAAGAAATTAATAGTATTCTTGTGCATAAGGCTAAGGAAGGAAAAACAATATGCAGGCTGAAAGGTGGTGACCCATTTGTATTCGGACGTGGAGGGGAAGAAGCAGAAGTGCTTTCAAAGGAAGGAATTGAATTCGAAGTAGTTCCGGGAGTGAGTTCTGCAATTGCAGCTCCTGCCTACGCAGGTATTCCATTAACTCACCGGTTATATTCTTCGTCATTTGCTGTTCTGCCCGGATATGAAGATATTACAAAAAAGGAAAGCAGTATAGATTGGCCGAATATCGCTACTGGTATAGGCACACTTGTATTCCTTATGGCAGTCAGAAAAATTGATGATATCTGTAATAAATTGATAGAAAATGGTCGTTCACCCGAAACACCTGTAGCTGTTATCAGATGGGGAACAAGACCAGATCAGACTACTGTAATAAGCACACTTAGAGAAATTTCAAGCGTGATAGAAGCAAATGAGATAAAGCCTCCTGCAGTAATGGTTGTTGGCGAAGTTGTAAAACTTAGAGATTCTCTACAATGGTATGAAAAAAAACAGATGTTCGGTTGGCGAATACTTGTTACCAGGGAGCATTCAGAGGGGTTTGAGTTACTTGAAGAACTTGGCGCAGAGATTATAGAATTCCCGACTATCAAGATAGTGCCTCCAATGAATTATAATGATCTTGATAAATCGATAGATCAAATAGAAACATATCATTGGCTTATATTCACGAGTCGAAATGGAGTTAAATATTTTTTTCAGAGGTTCTTTGAAAAGGAAAGAGACATTAGAGATCTGAAAGGGATTAAGATTTGTGCTATAGGCACAAAGACTGCTGATGAAATAAGAAAATACGGGTTAAGGATTGATTTAATCCCGGAAGAATTTAAAGCTGAAGGACTAATAAAGTCGTTTGTGAAAGAAGCTGAGAACACAAGCGGCTCAGGAGCTTTAAAGGGAAAGAAATTTTTACTACCAAGAGCAGAGCTTGCAAGAGAAGTATTCCCTGATAAGGTAAGAGAACTCGGTGGGGAAATAGAAGTGCCTGTAACATACAGGACAGTAAAACCAGAGTCTCATGGTAAAAGATTGAAGAGGTTTTTAAAAGAAGGAAAAGTTTCTATTGCTACTTTTACAAGTGCTTCAACATTCAATAACTTTCTGGAAATTATGGGTAAGGATGCAGATGAACTCCTTAAGGGAATTACGATTGCTGCTATAGGACCTGTTACAGCAAAAGCAATAGAAAAGGCAGGCCTTAATGTTCATATCATGCCTGAAAAATCAACTATTGAAGCAATGGTTCAGGAAATAATAAAATGGGTTGCTAAACATCAGAAAAGAGCAAATATACAATGTGAGTAA
- a CDS encoding TIGR00725 family protein has translation MKKIIAVIGGRKVGKSLLKEAEEVGKLIALRGAILICGGLIGVMESASKGAKSQGGITVGILPQNDTKEVNPYIDIPIATGLGIGRNVIIARSADALIAVGGEYGTLSEIAFALQMGKPVVGIKTWDINGVIHAENAVDAVNKAFELLGSY, from the coding sequence ATGAAAAAAATTATTGCTGTTATAGGGGGAAGAAAAGTTGGGAAAAGTCTTCTTAAAGAAGCAGAAGAAGTTGGAAAATTGATTGCTTTGAGAGGAGCAATCTTAATATGCGGTGGACTAATCGGTGTCATGGAGTCTGCTTCAAAAGGTGCAAAATCTCAGGGTGGGATAACAGTGGGCATCCTTCCTCAGAATGATACAAAAGAAGTGAATCCTTATATAGATATTCCTATAGCAACCGGATTAGGCATAGGAAGAAATGTTATTATAGCTCGTTCAGCAGATGCCCTTATTGCTGTAGGTGGTGAATACGGAACACTTTCAGAGATTGCATTTGCACTTCAAATGGGCAAACCAGTAGTAGGCATAAAGACATGGGATATAAATGGTGTCATTCACGCTGAAAATGCAGTTGATGCTGTAAACAAAGCCTTTGAGCTATTAGGGTCTTATTAG
- a CDS encoding MBL fold metallo-hydrolase, with product MKLKFLGGAKTVTGSCFYMECNKLKILVECGLYQGEGADEINRAAFDFRPEEINYIFITHAHLDHSGMLPKIVREGFKSKIFTTSATRDILELMLYDSANIQESDAEWLTRKAQRAGRPPSQPLYTSDNVREVVPLIEVKQYDHIYNLGNGIKYRFLDAGHILGSSTLELWAQDGQEAKKIVFSGDIGKKGNPIVKDPFAPAEADYIVMESTYGNRLHKPLKESIDELVDAIKITFKRGGNVFIPSFAVGRTQDLLYIFNNLVREKRLYNINVYLDSPLAEEVTKIYIAHPECYDEEAIRLFSQKSIDSSLRLHFVKNTQESMSLNKIKSGIIVIAGSGMCDGGRIKHHLKHNLWRPECSIIFVGFQGKGTLGRKIVDGEKSVNILGEEIAVNASIYTINGFSAHADRAELIEWLSYFKNTPEVFIVHGEEEVAMSFRDLVKEKFGFTTHVPDKGETFEI from the coding sequence ATGAAACTTAAATTTCTTGGTGGGGCGAAGACTGTTACAGGTTCATGCTTCTATATGGAATGCAACAAACTGAAGATTCTTGTAGAATGTGGATTGTATCAGGGAGAAGGGGCTGATGAGATAAATAGAGCCGCTTTTGATTTCCGCCCGGAGGAGATTAATTATATTTTTATTACTCATGCTCATCTTGACCATTCAGGGATGCTTCCAAAGATCGTAAGAGAAGGCTTCAAGAGTAAGATCTTTACAACGTCTGCCACCAGAGACATTCTTGAATTAATGCTCTATGATTCAGCTAACATTCAGGAAAGTGACGCAGAATGGCTTACCAGAAAAGCACAAAGAGCAGGAAGACCTCCTTCTCAACCTTTATATACATCAGATAATGTAAGGGAAGTTGTTCCGCTTATTGAAGTAAAACAGTATGATCATATATATAATTTGGGAAACGGCATAAAATATAGATTCCTGGATGCAGGGCATATCCTTGGCTCAAGTACGCTCGAACTTTGGGCACAGGATGGCCAAGAGGCGAAGAAGATAGTATTTTCAGGAGATATAGGGAAAAAGGGGAATCCCATAGTAAAAGATCCATTTGCACCTGCAGAGGCTGATTATATAGTGATGGAATCCACATATGGAAATAGATTACATAAACCTTTGAAAGAAAGCATTGATGAGCTTGTTGATGCAATTAAAATTACATTCAAGAGAGGCGGCAATGTTTTTATCCCATCGTTTGCAGTGGGAAGAACCCAGGACTTACTTTATATTTTCAATAATCTTGTGCGTGAAAAGCGACTCTATAATATAAATGTCTATCTCGACAGTCCCCTTGCAGAAGAGGTTACGAAGATATATATCGCTCACCCTGAATGTTATGACGAAGAAGCAATAAGACTCTTCTCCCAGAAAAGTATAGATAGTTCTCTAAGATTGCATTTTGTTAAAAATACCCAGGAATCTATGTCTCTGAACAAAATAAAATCAGGTATCATTGTCATTGCTGGAAGCGGGATGTGCGATGGAGGAAGAATTAAGCATCATCTTAAACATAATCTCTGGAGACCTGAATGCAGTATTATCTTTGTTGGATTTCAGGGCAAAGGAACACTCGGAAGGAAAATTGTTGATGGTGAAAAGTCTGTTAATATACTCGGTGAAGAGATAGCTGTAAATGCTTCGATATACACGATAAACGGTTTTTCAGCTCATGCAGACCGAGCAGAACTTATTGAATGGCTCTCCTACTTTAAAAACACTCCAGAGGTATTTATAGTCCATGGGGAAGAAGAAGTGGCTATGTCTTTCAGGGATTTGGTAAAAGAAAAGTTTGGTTTCACAACCCATGTGCCTGACAAGGGTGAGACATTCGAAATTTAA
- the sppA gene encoding signal peptide peptidase SppA: MKKFLIAFLVLFVLLIIISLAIVAIQNNLPIGERIALIRIEGPIFDSKEAIEEIKKYSKDQTIKAIVLRIDSPGGAVAPAQEIYEEVRKAVAKKKVVVSMGSVAASGGYYIASPASRIIANPGTLTGSIGVIMEIPNLEGLMNKLGIRTEVVKSGRHKDIASIFRGIKKEEREILQSVLDNVHEQFISAVAEGRKMLHEDVKKIADGRIFTGEQALKIGLIDELGNIEDAVKIAATLSGIKGEPVVVTKEEKFSIINFLRGSIPKEFTDVFPTLRIKYLFIP, encoded by the coding sequence ATGAAGAAATTTCTGATTGCTTTTCTTGTACTTTTTGTTTTGCTGATTATTATTAGTCTTGCCATCGTTGCAATTCAAAACAATCTTCCAATAGGTGAACGGATAGCTCTAATAAGAATTGAGGGCCCTATTTTTGATTCAAAGGAGGCAATAGAGGAAATAAAAAAATATTCAAAGGACCAAACTATTAAGGCAATAGTTTTACGTATTGACAGTCCTGGTGGAGCAGTAGCACCAGCGCAAGAGATATATGAAGAAGTAAGAAAAGCAGTTGCAAAAAAGAAGGTTGTAGTATCAATGGGATCAGTAGCTGCATCAGGTGGTTATTATATAGCATCTCCTGCTTCACGAATAATTGCAAATCCGGGAACTTTGACAGGTTCTATAGGAGTAATCATGGAAATCCCTAATCTTGAGGGACTCATGAACAAACTCGGGATACGGACAGAGGTAGTTAAAAGTGGACGACATAAGGATATAGCATCGATATTCAGAGGAATAAAAAAAGAGGAAAGGGAAATTCTTCAGAGTGTGCTCGATAATGTTCACGAACAATTTATTTCTGCTGTTGCAGAAGGTAGAAAAATGCTACATGAAGATGTGAAAAAAATCGCTGATGGGAGGATCTTCACAGGGGAACAGGCTCTCAAAATAGGATTAATAGATGAACTTGGTAACATTGAAGATGCTGTTAAGATTGCTGCCACGCTTTCAGGTATTAAAGGGGAGCCAGTTGTTGTTACAAAGGAAGAGAAATTCTCTATTATCAATTTTTTGAGAGGATCGATACCAAAAGAATTTACAGATGTATTTCCGACTTTGAGGATAAAATATTTATTTATACCATAA